The genome window TACCGTCACGGTCAACGGGATTTGTTTGGGGTTGATGATCTGTTTCGATTGGTTTTTCCCCGAATCCGTCCGCTCGCTGGCCCTGCAGGGGGCGCAGATTATTTGCCATCCCGCCAACCTTGTCCTGCCTTATTGCCAACGCGCCATGATCACGCGCTGTCTGGAAAATCGTGTGTTTGCCGTTACCGCCAACCGCATCGGAACGGAGGAGCGCGGCGGCAAGCGCCTGTGCTTTACCGGCGGCAGCCAAATCACGGCGCCGAACGGAGATGTGCTTGCCTCGGCTCCGGTCGATCGCCCCTATGTGACGGCCGTCGACATCGATCCCACTGCTGCCATAGATAAGCGAATCAATCCCTGGAACGATCTGATTGCCGACCGTCGACCGGAATGCTATCGGCTTTAAGGAGTCATCGCTTCAGCACGTCGCCGTTATAACTCGATAATTTATCTGTAAGTTAACTTCGCGTTGTTTAAAGTTATCGGGATTTCCTAACTTGCTACAGTTGCATAACTAATCCATTAAGGAGGAAATCCCATGGTCATTCACAAGAGAACCAAGCTGACGCCTTTGCAGAGAGAGGCTCTTTACA of candidate division KSB1 bacterium contains these proteins:
- a CDS encoding acyltransferase, which translates into the protein MRVAFVQTDPVFGRVEENLSAAEALICCTEADLYVLPELFSSGYLFCSHEEVLELAEPIPQGPTTRRLLDIAREKRGLIVGGLPERHDDRIYNSAVLVDERGVQAVYRKVHLFLEEKKWFSPGDRPFSTVTVNGICLGLMICFDWFFPESVRSLALQGAQIICHPANLVLPYCQRAMITRCLENRVFAVTANRIGTEERGGKRLCFTGGSQITAPNGDVLASAPVDRPYVTAVDIDPTAAIDKRINPWNDLIADRRPECYRL